A genomic region of Cyprinus carpio isolate SPL01 chromosome B11, ASM1834038v1, whole genome shotgun sequence contains the following coding sequences:
- the LOC109051953 gene encoding WAS/WASL-interacting protein family member 2-like: MPIPPPPPPPGPPPPPSSSQANNTPPKLSRDNAKGRGALLSDICKGTKLKKASGVNDRSAPIIEKAGGRGGSGGGGGGGGGGGGGGGGGGGGFGGGSGPMAMGGLFSGGVPKLRPVGDSSVGRSALRPPGSRPAVPRGTSHSEPDGSGRGDGGHPSPQEQSRNQRPSVPDISKPSVASSCSKPTSSAPPPPPPFNRGGNRGPSSAQQGSGAHSREKPLPPPPASKGPPPPPSSARDGHPRHPPLSSRSSSSSSTSSNAPPPPPPYRQPTNAANGDPAPELPQRRNSLNKRSHGNANVRSQAPPPPHAQQNRRPPPPSRDPVVRSTAPQVPPPAIRNGVRETPPPPPPYRGGPQTSSEPPSRGKPPPLSSAGRQHSGHAPPPPPPLRNGHTSSAPRSFLDDFESKYDFHPIEDLPPPEEYRPFPKIYPSQSNKALVRGAPPLPPVGGK; encoded by the exons ATGCCtattcctcctcctccccctccaccTGGACCTCCACCGCCCCCCAGCTCTAGCCAG GCAAACAACACACCTCCAAAACTAAGTCGAGATAATGCTAAAGGAAGAGGAGCTCTGCTGTCAGACATCTGCAAAGGCACTAAACTGAAGAAGGCCAGTGGGGTCAATGACAGAAGTGCACCTATCATTGAAA aggcTGGAGGTCGAGGTGGCAGTGGTGGAGGTGGTGGTGGCGGAGgcggaggtggaggtggaggaggaggaggaggaggaggatttgGAGGTGGTTCTGGGCCAATGGCCATGGGAGGATTGTTCAGTGGAGGAGTGCCTAAACTGCGACCAGTCGGAG ACAGCTCTGTAGGACGGTCAGCGCTGCGGCCGCCTGGCTCTCGCCCTGCGGTCCCTCGTGGCACGAGTCATTCTGAACCGGACGGATCCGGTCGTGGTGATGGAGGCCACCCCTCACCTCAAGAACAGTCACGAAATCAACGTCCCTCTGTGCCAGACATCTCCAAACCGTCTGTTGCCAGCAGCTGCTCAAAACCCACCAGCTCCGCCCCGCCTCCACCCCCGCCATTCAATCGTGGGGGCAACCGCGGGCCCTCCTCAGCCCAACAGGGTTCTGGGGCACACAGCCGTGAGAAACCCCTTCCACCACCACCTGCAAGCAAGGGGCCTCCACCGCCGCCATCTTCTGCTCGGGATGGGCATCCTAGACACCCCCCTCTTTCATCTcgctcctcttcatcctcctccacTTCCTCAAAcgcacctccacctcctcctccttaTCGTCAGCCGACTAATGCTGCAAATGGTGACCCGGCCCCCGAGTTGCCACAGAGGCGAAACTCGCTGAACAAGAGAAGCCATGGCAATGCTAACGTCCGTAGCCAGGCTCCTCCTCCACCCCATGCCCAGCAGAACAGACGACCCCCGCCACCATCACGAGATCCAGTGGTGCGCAGCACAG CTCCTCAGGTTCCTCCTCCTGCAATTCGTAACGGGGTTCGAGAAACACCACCCCCTCCGCCTCCTTATCGCGGAGGGCCACAGACGTCTTCTGAACCCCCTAGTCGAGGGAAGCCCCCTCCTCTGTCCTCTGCTGGACGTCAGCATTCAGGACAcgcacctcctcctcctccacctctccGCAATGGACATACATCATCTGCCCCCAGGTCCTTTCTTG ATGATTTTGAGTCCAAGTACGACTTCCACCCTATAGAGGACCTTCCCCCACCTGAAGAATACAGACCCTTCCCGAAGATCTACCCCAGCCAAAGCAACAAGG CTTTAGTGAGAGGTGCTCCTCCACTGCCTCCTGTTGGAGGGAAGTGA
- the LOC109051960 gene encoding cell division control protein 6 homolog yields the protein MPSTRSQNQPTLQFPRRKSSRLGSRPKSSSENAESTPLSPRKSHVGDPLGVCLKNTSLSERLPLSPRKRTGDENGCNLQASMLGSPPKQRCAPLCSPRKLSFNENTPVFSSPKIPLSPISRPSPKRLQETPCSNPIPRTEGKLPVTRLFPVKESGYQSVKQALHTAVPERLLSREAERAAIVSFLENHVVAGKPSSLYISGAPGTGKTACLNCVLQEQKALLKGVQTVLINCMNLRSSHAIFPLLGERLGVPKGNSEGRLEKLLTSSGPTVLLVLDEMDQLDSKSQEVLYTIFEWPYLHNSRVCLIGIANALDLTDRILPRLQAKPHCRPKLLNFPPYSREELNAIVQDRLTQVSGEGVLDAAAVQFCARKVSAVSGDARKVLDICRRAVEIVEATDRSKMASEPAASPKVSRVSVPQVARVLSEVYGDRMASSSGDGESFPLQQKLLVCCLLLIIRNGKSKEVQLGKLCEAYSKLCKQRQVGGVGQTECLSLCSLLESRGIFTLKKAKEARLTKISLKIEERDVENALKDRTLLGSILAAGLP from the exons ATGCCCAGCACTCGCTCACAGAATCAGCCCACCCTTCAGTTCCCCCGAAGAAAGTCCTCCAGATTGGGTTCTCGACCTAAAAGTTCCTCTGAGAATGCAGAATCCACCCCTCTGTCCCCTAGAAAGTCACATGTGGGAGATCCGCTCGGCGTCTGTCTGAAAAACACCTCTTTGTCTGAGAGGCTGCCCTTGAGCCCCCGCAAACGTACAG GTGATGAGAATGGCTGTAACCTCCAGGCCTCTATGCTTGGCTCTCCTCCTAAGCAGCGCTGCGCTCCTCTGTGCTCTCCTCGTAAACTCTCCTTCAATGAGAACACGCCGGTCTTCTCCTCACCCAAAATTCCCCTCTCTCCTATTTCACGTCCATCGCCAAAGCGGCTGCAGGAGACCCCCTGCTCAAACCCGATCCCCCGTACAGAGGGAAAGCTCCCTGTTACTCGGCTCTTTCCTGTGAAAG aatCGGGTTATCAGAGTGTAAAGCAGGCTCTTCACACTGCAGTGCCTGAACGTCTTCTCtccagagaggcagagagagccGCCATTGTCTCCTTCCTGGAGAACCATGTGGTGGCGGGAAAACCCTCCAGCCTCTATATTTCTGGTGCTCCTGGCACAGGCAAGACTGCCTGTCTGAACTGCGTCCTCCAGGAACAAAAG GCTCTGTTGAAAGGTGTTCAGACTGTGCTCATCAACTGTATGAATCTGCGTAGCTCACATGCCATCTTTCCATTGCTGGGAGAGAGACTGGGGGTTCCAAAGGGCAACAGCGAGGGTCGGCTGGAGAAACTCCTGACCAGCTCTGGGCCCACTGT CCTGTTGGTTCTTGACGAGATGGACCAGTTGGACAGCAAGTCTCAGGAGGTTCTCTACACGATCTTTGAGTGGCCTTACCTGCACAACTCTCGCGTTTGCCTCATTG GTATTGCTAACGCGTTGGACCTGACGGACCGTATTCTGCCTAGACTGCAGGCCAAACCACACTGCCGACCCAAGCTGCTCAACTTTCCTCCCTACAGTCGTGAGGAGCTTAATGCAATCGTTCAAGACCGGCTCACACAA GTGTCAGGGGAAGGTGTTTTGGACGCAGCGGCAGTTCAGTTCTGTGCTAGAAAAGTTTCAGCTGTGTCAGGAGATGCCCGCAAAGTGCTCGACATATGCAG GAGGGCCGTGGAGATTGTGGAAGCGACTGACAGGTCTAAAATGGCATCCGAACCTGCAGCCAGCCCTAAAG TGTCGCGGGTGAGTGTTCCTCAGGTGGCGCGGGTTTTATCAGAGGTGTATGGCGACCGTATGGCATCCAGCAGCGGGGACGGTGAGAGCTTTCCTTTGCAGCAGAAGCTTCTGGTCTGCTGTCTGCTTCTCATCATCCGTAATGGCAAGAGCAAAGAGGTCCAGTTGGGCAAG CTGTGTGAAGCGTACAGTAAGCTGTGTAAGCAGAGGCAGGTGGGAGGTGTCGGACAGACCGAGTGTTTGTCTCTGTGCAGTCTGCTGGAGAGCAGAGGAATCTTCACACTCAAAAAGGCCAAGGAGGCTCGTCTGACTAAA ATCTCCCTGAAGATTGAAGAGCGAGATGTAGAGAATGCTTTGAAGGATCGAACTCTCCTTGGAAGCATATTAGCAGCTGGTCTGCCATAA
- the LOC109051502 gene encoding junction plakoglobin-like isoform X1 — protein sequence MEMHLAEAPGSVKVTEWQQSYYGTDSGIQSGATTVRSDEDGTEYSTKKFTYSSTFKENPADVESQYNMTRAQRIRAAMFPETVMEGTAVLSTQMDLSQQTNVQKLAEPSQQLKTAIIHLINYQDDAELATRAIPELTKLLNDEDQVVVNKAAMIVNQLTRKEASRRALMQSPQMVAAVVRAMQNTSDMETTRATASILHNLSHQREGLLAIFKSGGIPALVRMLSSPMDSVLFYAITTLHNLLLHQEGAKMAVRLADGLQRMVPLLKKSNQKFLAITTDCLQLLSYGNQESKLIILANGGPEGLVNIMRTYSYEKLLWTTSRVLKVLSVCPSNKPAIVDAGGMQALGKHLNGSSQRLTQNCLWTLRNLSDAATKQDGMENLLQVLVGLLSSDDINMLTCATGILSNLTCNNTRNKTQVTQSNGVEALIHTILRAGSKQDVIEPAVCALRHLTSRHPEAETAQNAVRMYYGIPAIVKLLNQPYYWPVIKAVVGLIRNLALCPANQTPLRDAEAIPKLVTLLTKAHQDAQKHGSSAQQTYQDGVKMEEIVEGSTGALQIMARDPVNKVTIASMDTIPLFVQLLYSPLDNVKRVAAGALCELALDKQSAEIIDSEGACAPLMELLHSSNEGIATYAAAVLFRISEDKNPDYKKRVSVELTHSLFKHDPAAWEMAHNTMMEPGLPEDVLSRTELDGYGPVGYQGYDGMHMDSMQLDPEMQEDFVPGMAYNSMPRPYHDY from the exons ATGGAAATGCACT TGGCAGAAGCCCCAGGCTCGGTAAAGGTCACAGAGTGGCAGCAGTCATATTATGGGACAGATTCAGGCATCCAGTCAGGAGCCACTACGGTTCGCTCAGATGAAGATGGAACAGAGTACAGCACCAAGAAATTCACCTACAGCTCCACATTCAAAGAGAACCCTGCAG ATGTGGAGTCTCAGTATAATATGACTCGGGCCCAGCGCATAAGAGCGGCCATGTTTCCTGAGACAGTGATGGAGGGAACGGCCGTCCTTTCCACACAGATGGATCTGTCCCAGCAGACCAATGTACAGAAGCTGGCCGAACCGTCTCAGCAGCTCAAAACCGCCATCATTCATCTCATCAACTACCAGGACGACGCCGAACTCGCCACCCGCGCCATTCCAGAGCTCACCAAACTCCTCAACGATGAAGACCAG GTCGTGGTGAATAAGGCAGCAATGATCGTGAACCAGCTGACCCGCAAGGAGGCGTCCCGCCGGGCTCTGATGCAGTCCCCGCAGATGGTGGCCGCTGTCGTGAGAGCCATGCAGAACACGTCTGATATGGAGACGACCCGCGCCACAGCCAGCATCCTGCACAATCTTTCGCACCAGCGTGAGGGGCTGCTCGCCATCTTCAAATCAGGAGGCATTCCCGCTCTGGTGCGCATGCTGAG TTCTCCGATGGATTCGGTTCTTTTCTATGCCATCACCACCCTGCACAATCTGCTTCTGCATCAGGAGGGAGCCAAGATGGCGGTGCGTCTGGCTGATGGTCTGCAGAGGATGGTTCCCCTGCTGAAGAAAAGCAACCAGAAATTTCTGGCCATCACTACAGACTGCCTACAGCTGCTTTCCTATGGCAACCAGGAGAGCAAG TTAATTATCCTGGCTAACGGTGGCCCTGAGGGTCTAGTGAACATCATGAGGACCTACAGCTATGAGAAGCTGCTGTGGACCACTAGCCGTGTGCTCAAAGTGCTCTCAGTCTGTCCTAGTAACAAACCCGCTATTGTAGATGCTG gtggaATGCAAGCTCTTGGTAAGCATCTGAATGGCTCTAGTCAGCGTCTGACGCAGAACTGCCTGTGGACCTTGAGAAACTTGTCAGATGCTGCAACCAAACAG GACGGTATGGAAAATCTGCTCCAAGTGCTGGTCGGCCTGCTGTCCTCTGATGACATCAACATGCTCACCTGCGCCACAGGTATCCTGTCCAACCTCACCTGCAACAACACACGCAACAAAACACAGGTGACCCAGAGTAACGGCGTGGAGGCTCTGATCCACACCATCCTGAGGGCCGGTTCAAAACAAGACGTGATCGAGCCAGCCGTCTGCGCCCTGCGTCACCTGACCAGCCGGCACCCGGAGGCCGAGACCGCACAGAATGCCGTTCGAATGTATTACGGCATCCCAGCTATTGTCAAATTGCTCAATCAGCCCTACTACTGGCCAGTCATAAAG GCTGTGGTTGGTCTGATCCGTAACCTGGCGCTGTGTCCAGCCAATCAGACTCCTCTGAGAGATGCCGAAGCCATTCCCAAACTGGTCACTTTGCTTACGAAAGCTCATCAAGATGCACAGAAACACGGTTCATCTGCTCAACAAACATACCAG gatggAGTGAAAATGGAGGAGATTGTGGAGGGCAGCACTGGTGCTCTGCAAATCATGGCCAGAGATCCTGTGAACAAAGTCACCATCGCCAGCATGGACACCATTCCTCTGTTTGTTCAG CTGTTGTATTCTCCACTGGATAACGTCAAGCGTGTGGCAGCTGGAGCTCTGTGTGAACTGGCTCTCGACAAACAGTCGGCTGAGATCATTGATTCAGAAGGAGCCTGTGCTCCTCTCATGGAGCTCCTCCACTCCAGCAACGAAGGGATCG CCACCTATGCTGCTGCTGTTCTCTTCAGAATTTCTGAGGACAAAAACCCAGACTATAAGAAACGAGTGTCAGTGGAGCTCACGCACTCGCTCTTCAAACATGACCCTGCTGCTTGGGAGATG GCACACAACACCATGATGGAACCTGGCCTTCCAGAGGATG TGTTGTCTCGTACAGAGCTCGATGGATACGGCCCCGTGGGATATCAAGGATACGATGGCATGCATATGGACAGTATGCAACTAGATCCAGAAATGCAAGAGGATTTTGTGCCAGGCATGGCTTACAACTCCATGCCCAGACCCTACCATGATTACTAA
- the LOC109051502 gene encoding junction plakoglobin-like isoform X2, with translation MEMHLAEAPGSVKVTEWQQSYYGTDSGIQSGATTVRSDEDGTEYSTKKFTYSSTFKENPADVESQYNMTRAQRIRAAMFPETVMEGTAVLSTQMDLSQQTNVQKLAEPSQQLKTAIIHLINYQDDAELATRAIPELTKLLNDEDQVVVNKAAMIVNQLTRKEASRRALMQSPQMVAAVVRAMQNTSDMETTRATASILHNLSHQREGLLAIFKSGGIPALVRMLSSPMDSVLFYAITTLHNLLLHQEGAKMAVRLADGLQRMVPLLKKSNQKFLAITTDCLQLLSYGNQESKLIILANGGPEGLVNIMRTYSYEKLLWTTSRVLKVLSVCPSNKPAIVDAGGMQALGKHLNGSSQRLTQNCLWTLRNLSDAATKQDGMENLLQVLVGLLSSDDINMLTCATGILSNLTCNNTRNKTQVTQSNGVEALIHTILRAGSKQDVIEPAVCALRHLTSRHPEAETAQNAVRMYYGIPAIVKLLNQPYYWPVIKAVVGLIRNLALCPANQTPLRDAEAIPKLVTLLTKAHQDAQKHGSSAQQTYQDGVKMEEIVEGSTGALQIMARDPVNKVTIASMDTIPLFVQLLYSPLDNVKRVAAGALCELALDKQSAEIIDSEGACAPLMELLHSSNEGIATYAAAVLFRISEDKNPDYKKRVSVELTHSLFKHDPAAWEMAHNTMMEPGLPEDELDGYGPVGYQGYDGMHMDSMQLDPEMQEDFVPGMAYNSMPRPYHDY, from the exons ATGGAAATGCACT TGGCAGAAGCCCCAGGCTCGGTAAAGGTCACAGAGTGGCAGCAGTCATATTATGGGACAGATTCAGGCATCCAGTCAGGAGCCACTACGGTTCGCTCAGATGAAGATGGAACAGAGTACAGCACCAAGAAATTCACCTACAGCTCCACATTCAAAGAGAACCCTGCAG ATGTGGAGTCTCAGTATAATATGACTCGGGCCCAGCGCATAAGAGCGGCCATGTTTCCTGAGACAGTGATGGAGGGAACGGCCGTCCTTTCCACACAGATGGATCTGTCCCAGCAGACCAATGTACAGAAGCTGGCCGAACCGTCTCAGCAGCTCAAAACCGCCATCATTCATCTCATCAACTACCAGGACGACGCCGAACTCGCCACCCGCGCCATTCCAGAGCTCACCAAACTCCTCAACGATGAAGACCAG GTCGTGGTGAATAAGGCAGCAATGATCGTGAACCAGCTGACCCGCAAGGAGGCGTCCCGCCGGGCTCTGATGCAGTCCCCGCAGATGGTGGCCGCTGTCGTGAGAGCCATGCAGAACACGTCTGATATGGAGACGACCCGCGCCACAGCCAGCATCCTGCACAATCTTTCGCACCAGCGTGAGGGGCTGCTCGCCATCTTCAAATCAGGAGGCATTCCCGCTCTGGTGCGCATGCTGAG TTCTCCGATGGATTCGGTTCTTTTCTATGCCATCACCACCCTGCACAATCTGCTTCTGCATCAGGAGGGAGCCAAGATGGCGGTGCGTCTGGCTGATGGTCTGCAGAGGATGGTTCCCCTGCTGAAGAAAAGCAACCAGAAATTTCTGGCCATCACTACAGACTGCCTACAGCTGCTTTCCTATGGCAACCAGGAGAGCAAG TTAATTATCCTGGCTAACGGTGGCCCTGAGGGTCTAGTGAACATCATGAGGACCTACAGCTATGAGAAGCTGCTGTGGACCACTAGCCGTGTGCTCAAAGTGCTCTCAGTCTGTCCTAGTAACAAACCCGCTATTGTAGATGCTG gtggaATGCAAGCTCTTGGTAAGCATCTGAATGGCTCTAGTCAGCGTCTGACGCAGAACTGCCTGTGGACCTTGAGAAACTTGTCAGATGCTGCAACCAAACAG GACGGTATGGAAAATCTGCTCCAAGTGCTGGTCGGCCTGCTGTCCTCTGATGACATCAACATGCTCACCTGCGCCACAGGTATCCTGTCCAACCTCACCTGCAACAACACACGCAACAAAACACAGGTGACCCAGAGTAACGGCGTGGAGGCTCTGATCCACACCATCCTGAGGGCCGGTTCAAAACAAGACGTGATCGAGCCAGCCGTCTGCGCCCTGCGTCACCTGACCAGCCGGCACCCGGAGGCCGAGACCGCACAGAATGCCGTTCGAATGTATTACGGCATCCCAGCTATTGTCAAATTGCTCAATCAGCCCTACTACTGGCCAGTCATAAAG GCTGTGGTTGGTCTGATCCGTAACCTGGCGCTGTGTCCAGCCAATCAGACTCCTCTGAGAGATGCCGAAGCCATTCCCAAACTGGTCACTTTGCTTACGAAAGCTCATCAAGATGCACAGAAACACGGTTCATCTGCTCAACAAACATACCAG gatggAGTGAAAATGGAGGAGATTGTGGAGGGCAGCACTGGTGCTCTGCAAATCATGGCCAGAGATCCTGTGAACAAAGTCACCATCGCCAGCATGGACACCATTCCTCTGTTTGTTCAG CTGTTGTATTCTCCACTGGATAACGTCAAGCGTGTGGCAGCTGGAGCTCTGTGTGAACTGGCTCTCGACAAACAGTCGGCTGAGATCATTGATTCAGAAGGAGCCTGTGCTCCTCTCATGGAGCTCCTCCACTCCAGCAACGAAGGGATCG CCACCTATGCTGCTGCTGTTCTCTTCAGAATTTCTGAGGACAAAAACCCAGACTATAAGAAACGAGTGTCAGTGGAGCTCACGCACTCGCTCTTCAAACATGACCCTGCTGCTTGGGAGATG GCACACAACACCATGATGGAACCTGGCCTTCCAGAGGATG AGCTCGATGGATACGGCCCCGTGGGATATCAAGGATACGATGGCATGCATATGGACAGTATGCAACTAGATCCAGAAATGCAAGAGGATTTTGTGCCAGGCATGGCTTACAACTCCATGCCCAGACCCTACCATGATTACTAA